The genomic segment GTCACCCCGTGCATGACAAGGTTGGTGATAGGCCAGCGTTTCCGGCACGTTGTGCGATAGCACAAAGCTCGCGCCATGTAAAAGACTTGATACAGGAAACTGCATATTCATCCAGTTGTCCTGTTCTTCGACACTCTCGAAACAGCCGTCATATCCAAGCAGTCCGGCCCGACACGAGGCGCACAGTGTGACCACCGGAGGACGCCCCGCATCTCGCCACACCTGCACATTGTGCGCGGCCATGGTTCGAGAGTCTCCGTCAAATCCGGCAGTCTTCAGACCGGACCCGCAACAGGTAAAATCATCGGGCAGGACCTCGACACCCAGACCGTCCAACAGCCGCAGCGTGGTCGTGCGCCAGCGAGGTTGTGCATAATTGGCAGTACACCCCGCAAAAAAAAGCATCTTGTGCCCTCGATATGTTTCGGGGAAGGATGTCACCTTCAGACAGGGAGTCACCCCGGATTCGCCGGTCAAGCCGGTCAGCATCCTGAGCATGGCCCCAAATTTCGCCGGGACCAGCGATTCAGGGAGACACCGGGCCGCCCGAGAGCCGGGCACCCACATCTGTCGGGCGTGGATCAACCACGTCTTCCACAACCACGCCTTGAAGTCGGGATGGGCCGCACGCAATCCAGCGACCAACGTCGGGACATCCACCCCTTGGGAGCAGACCTCTCGACACCGACCACATCCGAGACACATCCCGGCAAGGGTGGCCACATCCGCTTCAGAGAGGGCTTTCGGATCATCGGACAAAAGCTGACACACAGTTGATTTGGCTCGGGGACTCAGCTCTTCCCGTCCGGTCGCCTGAAGCAGTGGACAGACGGCAAGGCACTTGCCGCACATGATACATTCACCGGCCATGGCTACAACCCCTTGCCCGGATTCATGATGCCATGTGGATCAAAAACCCGACGGACACCGGCCATCATCTGCCGTTCTTCCTCGGTGAGTTGTTCATGCACGAATGACGCCTTGGTCAAGCCGGTCCCATGCTCGCCGGAAATAGTGCCACCCAATTTCAATGCCATGTGAAAAACCGCGACTTTGGCCGCGTGCGCACGTTCCACCTCGCTCGGAATCGACCGGTCAAACATGATCCCGACATGAATATTGCCGTCGCCAAGATGGCCGAAACACAATACCTGCAAACCGTGCTCGCGCCCGATGTCATGGGCCGCGGCCACCGCCACCCCCACCTGTCCCCGAGGGACTGCAATATCTTCGGCCATCTTGTCGGGTTTGAGCCGAAAAGATGCCGGAGAAATAGATCGACGCACGTCCCACAGCGCCTCGGCTTCGGCACCGCTCCCCACATCCACGGAGACCGGGTTCGCAGATTGCAAGGCCGCCACCAGCCGCCCGACCTCGGCGTCCACGCCTTCCGGTGTGCCATCCACCATGAACAGCAACGCGGCCTGCGCACTGTTCGCCACGGGAATGGTATCGCCCATGCGAATGGCCTGAAGTGTCGGCCCGTCCATGAACTCACAGGCAGCCGGAAGCACTCCGGCCTGAAACACGGCCTTGGCCCCGTCCATGGAGGAAGTCATATCGGCGAATCCGACCAGCACCGACGTCGCGGCCTCTGGCAATGGAATGAGCTT from the Pseudodesulfovibrio sp. JC047 genome contains:
- a CDS encoding FAD-linked oxidase C-terminal domain-containing protein gives rise to the protein MTKYAAALTKAHTDFLTDLFPGDGCLLSPEELAVFSIDASQEQAMPWAVVRPETREQVQAVLAWADRERMPIYGRARGTGRVGNAVPSLGGVVVSMLRMNRIIDVNASDFVAVAQPGVVTADLQAACAAKHLFYPPDPASVKMSTLGGNIATCAGGLKAVKYGVTRDWVLGIEAVLPGGTLLRMGGRSHKDVVGLDLKRLFAGSNGTLGLFTELTVKLIPLPEAATSVLVGFADMTSSMDGAKAVFQAGVLPAACEFMDGPTLQAIRMGDTIPVANSAQAALLFMVDGTPEGVDAEVGRLVAALQSANPVSVDVGSGAEAEALWDVRRSISPASFRLKPDKMAEDIAVPRGQVGVAVAAAHDIGREHGLQVLCFGHLGDGNIHVGIMFDRSIPSEVERAHAAKVAVFHMALKLGGTISGEHGTGLTKASFVHEQLTEEERQMMAGVRRVFDPHGIMNPGKGL
- a CDS encoding (Fe-S)-binding protein, producing the protein MAGECIMCGKCLAVCPLLQATGREELSPRAKSTVCQLLSDDPKALSEADVATLAGMCLGCGRCREVCSQGVDVPTLVAGLRAAHPDFKAWLWKTWLIHARQMWVPGSRAARCLPESLVPAKFGAMLRMLTGLTGESGVTPCLKVTSFPETYRGHKMLFFAGCTANYAQPRWRTTTLRLLDGLGVEVLPDDFTCCGSGLKTAGFDGDSRTMAAHNVQVWRDAGRPPVVTLCASCRAGLLGYDGCFESVEEQDNWMNMQFPVSSLLHGASFVLSHNVPETLAYHQPCHARGDDADGLLLGRIFSDHGLQTSGGQCCGFGGIMRLAAPELTEPVNRLCWDALAGSEVVVTGCSACVTQLAATAPESVAVGHWLELLE